A region from the Sorex araneus isolate mSorAra2 chromosome 6, mSorAra2.pri, whole genome shotgun sequence genome encodes:
- the ZNF384 gene encoding zinc finger protein 384 isoform X3, with product MEESHFNSNPYFWPSIPTVSGQIDNTMFINKMKDQLLPEKGCGLAAPHYPTLLTVPASVSLPSGISMDTETKSDQLTPQSQPSVTQNITVVPVPSTGLMTAGVSCSQRWRREGSQSRGPGLVITSPSGSLVTTASSAQTFPISAPMIVSALPPGSQALQVVPDLSKKVAATLTEEGGGGGGGGGGGGGGGGGGNNNVAPKPPRGRKKKRMLESGLPEMNDPYVLSPEDDDDHQKDGKTYRCRMCSLTFYSKSEMQIHSKSHTETKPHKCPHCSKTFANSSYLAQHIRIHSGAKPYNCNFCEKSFRQLSHLQQHTRIHSKMHTETVKPHKCPHCSKTFANTSYLAQHLRIHSGAKPYNCSYCQKAFRQLSHLQQHTRIHTGDRPYKCAHPGCEKAFTQLSNLQSHRRQHNKDKPFKCHNCHRAYTDAASLEVHLSTHTVKHAKVYTCTICSRAYTSETYLMKHMRKHNPPDLQQQVQAAAAAAAVAQAQAQAQAQAQAQAQAQASQASQQQQQQQPPQPPQPPHFQPPGAAPQGGGGGDSNPNPPPQCSFDLTPYKTAEHHKDICLTVTTSTIQVEHLASS from the exons ATGGAAGAATCTCACTTCAATTCTAACCCGTACTTCTGGCCTTCTATCCCCACAGTCTCAGGACAG ATTGACAACACGATGTTCATCAACAAGATGAAGGATCAGCTGCTGCCTGAGAAGGGCTGTGGGCTGGCTGCACCCCACTACCCCACCTTGCTGACCGTGCCTGCCTCGGTGTCCCTGCCCTCGGGCATCAGCATGGACACCGAGACCAAGTCAGACCAGCTGACGCCGCAGAGCCAGCCGTCCGTCACGCAGAACATCACCGTGGTCCCCGTGCCGTCCACCGGGCTGATGACTGCCG GAGTCTCCTGTTCTCAGAGGTGGAGAAGAGAAGGGAGTCAATCACGGG GTCCCGGTTTGGTAATCACGTCCCCCTCGGGCTCCCTAGTGACCACAGCCTCGTCGGCTCAGACCTTCCCCATTTCGGCTCCCATGATTGTCTCAGCCCTCCCCCCTGGCTCACAAGCCCTGCAGGTGGTCCCCGACCTCTCCAAGAAGGTGGCCGCGACCCTCACGGAGGAGGGCGGCGGCGGTGGTGGTGGCggaggtggcggcggcggcggcggaggcggcggcaATAATAACGTGGCTCCCAAGCCCCCCCGGGGCCGGAAGAAGAAACGGATGCTAGAGTCGGGGCTGCCCGAGATGAACGACCCGTACGTCCTCTCCCCGGAGGATGACGACGACCACCAGAAAGACGGCAAGACCTATAG GTGCCGGATGTGCTCCCTGACGTTCTACTCGAAGTCGGAGATGCAGATCCACTCCAAGTCCCACACGGAGACCAAGCCCCACAAGTGCCCGCACTGCTCCAAGACCTTCGCCAACAGCTCCTACCTGGCCCAGCACATCCGCATCCACTCGGGCGCCAAGCCCTACAACTGTAACTTCTGCGAGAAGTCCTTCCGCCAGCTCTCCCACCTCCAGCAGCACACCCG GATCCACTCCAAGATGCACACGGAGACCGTCAAGCCCCACAAGTGCCCGCACTGCTCCAAGACCTTCGCCAACACCTCCTACCTGGCCCAGCACCTCCGCATCCACTCGGGCGCCAAGCCCTACAACTGTTCGTACTGCCAGAAGGCCTTCCGCCAGCTCTCCCACCTCCAGCAGCACACACG AATCCACACTGGGGATCGACCGTACAAATGCGCCCACCCCGGCTGTGAGAAAGCCTTCACCCAGCTCTCCAACCTGCAG TCCCACAGACGGCAGCACAACAAAGACAAACCCTTCAAGTGCCACAATTGTCATCGGGCGTACACGGACGCGGCCTCGCTCGAGGTGCACCTATCTACGCATACGGTGAAGCATGCCAAGGTGTACACCTGCACGATCTGTAGTCGGGCATACACGTCG GAAACGTACCTTATGAAACACATGCGCAAACACAACCCTCCTGATCTCCAGCAGCAAGTGCAGGCGGCGGCCGCAGCGGCGGCggtggcccaggcccaggcccaggcccaggcccaggctcaggcccaggcccaggcccaggcctcgCAAGCGtcccagcaacagcagcagcagcagccgccacAGCCGCCACAGCCACCGCACTTCCAgccccccggggccgccccccagggtgggggcgggggggacagcaaccccaaccctcccccccagtGTTCTTTCGACCTGACGCCGTACAAGACGGCGGAGCACCACAAGGACATCTGCCTGACCGTCACCACCAGCACCATCCAGGTGGAGCACCTGGCCAGCTCCTAG
- the ZNF384 gene encoding zinc finger protein 384 isoform X1, producing MEESHFNSNPYFWPSIPTVSGQIDNTMFINKMKDQLLPEKGCGLAAPHYPTLLTVPASVSLPSGISMDTETKSDQLTPQSQPSVTQNITVVPVPSTGLMTAGVSCSQRWRREGSQSRGPGLVITSPSGSLVTTASSAQTFPISAPMIVSALPPGSQALQVVPDLSKKVAATLTEEGGGGGGGGGGGGGGGGGGNNNVAPKPPRGRKKKRMLESGLPEMNDPYVLSPEDDDDHQKDGKTYRGEGNCGTGNGQSPGLMDSVPGSTTNLLCDPGCRMCSLTFYSKSEMQIHSKSHTETKPHKCPHCSKTFANSSYLAQHIRIHSGAKPYNCNFCEKSFRQLSHLQQHTRIHSKMHTETVKPHKCPHCSKTFANTSYLAQHLRIHSGAKPYNCSYCQKAFRQLSHLQQHTRIHTGDRPYKCAHPGCEKAFTQLSNLQSHRRQHNKDKPFKCHNCHRAYTDAASLEVHLSTHTVKHAKVYTCTICSRAYTSETYLMKHMRKHNPPDLQQQVQAAAAAAAVAQAQAQAQAQAQAQAQAQASQASQQQQQQQPPQPPQPPHFQPPGAAPQGGGGGDSNPNPPPQCSFDLTPYKTAEHHKDICLTVTTSTIQVEHLASS from the exons ATGGAAGAATCTCACTTCAATTCTAACCCGTACTTCTGGCCTTCTATCCCCACAGTCTCAGGACAG ATTGACAACACGATGTTCATCAACAAGATGAAGGATCAGCTGCTGCCTGAGAAGGGCTGTGGGCTGGCTGCACCCCACTACCCCACCTTGCTGACCGTGCCTGCCTCGGTGTCCCTGCCCTCGGGCATCAGCATGGACACCGAGACCAAGTCAGACCAGCTGACGCCGCAGAGCCAGCCGTCCGTCACGCAGAACATCACCGTGGTCCCCGTGCCGTCCACCGGGCTGATGACTGCCG GAGTCTCCTGTTCTCAGAGGTGGAGAAGAGAAGGGAGTCAATCACGGG GTCCCGGTTTGGTAATCACGTCCCCCTCGGGCTCCCTAGTGACCACAGCCTCGTCGGCTCAGACCTTCCCCATTTCGGCTCCCATGATTGTCTCAGCCCTCCCCCCTGGCTCACAAGCCCTGCAGGTGGTCCCCGACCTCTCCAAGAAGGTGGCCGCGACCCTCACGGAGGAGGGCGGCGGCGGTGGTGGTGGCggaggtggcggcggcggcggcggaggcggcggcaATAATAACGTGGCTCCCAAGCCCCCCCGGGGCCGGAAGAAGAAACGGATGCTAGAGTCGGGGCTGCCCGAGATGAACGACCCGTACGTCCTCTCCCCGGAGGATGACGACGACCACCAGAAAGACGGCAAGACCTATAG GGGCGAAGGGAACTGCGGCACAGGAAATGGACAGAGCCCTGGGCTCATGGATTCAGTTCCCGGCTCCACCACGAACttgctgtgtgaccctgg GTGCCGGATGTGCTCCCTGACGTTCTACTCGAAGTCGGAGATGCAGATCCACTCCAAGTCCCACACGGAGACCAAGCCCCACAAGTGCCCGCACTGCTCCAAGACCTTCGCCAACAGCTCCTACCTGGCCCAGCACATCCGCATCCACTCGGGCGCCAAGCCCTACAACTGTAACTTCTGCGAGAAGTCCTTCCGCCAGCTCTCCCACCTCCAGCAGCACACCCG GATCCACTCCAAGATGCACACGGAGACCGTCAAGCCCCACAAGTGCCCGCACTGCTCCAAGACCTTCGCCAACACCTCCTACCTGGCCCAGCACCTCCGCATCCACTCGGGCGCCAAGCCCTACAACTGTTCGTACTGCCAGAAGGCCTTCCGCCAGCTCTCCCACCTCCAGCAGCACACACG AATCCACACTGGGGATCGACCGTACAAATGCGCCCACCCCGGCTGTGAGAAAGCCTTCACCCAGCTCTCCAACCTGCAG TCCCACAGACGGCAGCACAACAAAGACAAACCCTTCAAGTGCCACAATTGTCATCGGGCGTACACGGACGCGGCCTCGCTCGAGGTGCACCTATCTACGCATACGGTGAAGCATGCCAAGGTGTACACCTGCACGATCTGTAGTCGGGCATACACGTCG GAAACGTACCTTATGAAACACATGCGCAAACACAACCCTCCTGATCTCCAGCAGCAAGTGCAGGCGGCGGCCGCAGCGGCGGCggtggcccaggcccaggcccaggcccaggcccaggctcaggcccaggcccaggcccaggcctcgCAAGCGtcccagcaacagcagcagcagcagccgccacAGCCGCCACAGCCACCGCACTTCCAgccccccggggccgccccccagggtgggggcgggggggacagcaaccccaaccctcccccccagtGTTCTTTCGACCTGACGCCGTACAAGACGGCGGAGCACCACAAGGACATCTGCCTGACCGTCACCACCAGCACCATCCAGGTGGAGCACCTGGCCAGCTCCTAG
- the ZNF384 gene encoding zinc finger protein 384 isoform X2 yields the protein MEESHFNSNPYFWPSIPTVSGQIDNTMFINKMKDQLLPEKGCGLAAPHYPTLLTVPASVSLPSGISMDTETKSDQLTPQSQPSVTQNITVVPVPSTGLMTAGPGLVITSPSGSLVTTASSAQTFPISAPMIVSALPPGSQALQVVPDLSKKVAATLTEEGGGGGGGGGGGGGGGGGGNNNVAPKPPRGRKKKRMLESGLPEMNDPYVLSPEDDDDHQKDGKTYRGEGNCGTGNGQSPGLMDSVPGSTTNLLCDPGCRMCSLTFYSKSEMQIHSKSHTETKPHKCPHCSKTFANSSYLAQHIRIHSGAKPYNCNFCEKSFRQLSHLQQHTRIHSKMHTETVKPHKCPHCSKTFANTSYLAQHLRIHSGAKPYNCSYCQKAFRQLSHLQQHTRIHTGDRPYKCAHPGCEKAFTQLSNLQSHRRQHNKDKPFKCHNCHRAYTDAASLEVHLSTHTVKHAKVYTCTICSRAYTSETYLMKHMRKHNPPDLQQQVQAAAAAAAVAQAQAQAQAQAQAQAQAQASQASQQQQQQQPPQPPQPPHFQPPGAAPQGGGGGDSNPNPPPQCSFDLTPYKTAEHHKDICLTVTTSTIQVEHLASS from the exons ATGGAAGAATCTCACTTCAATTCTAACCCGTACTTCTGGCCTTCTATCCCCACAGTCTCAGGACAG ATTGACAACACGATGTTCATCAACAAGATGAAGGATCAGCTGCTGCCTGAGAAGGGCTGTGGGCTGGCTGCACCCCACTACCCCACCTTGCTGACCGTGCCTGCCTCGGTGTCCCTGCCCTCGGGCATCAGCATGGACACCGAGACCAAGTCAGACCAGCTGACGCCGCAGAGCCAGCCGTCCGTCACGCAGAACATCACCGTGGTCCCCGTGCCGTCCACCGGGCTGATGACTGCCG GTCCCGGTTTGGTAATCACGTCCCCCTCGGGCTCCCTAGTGACCACAGCCTCGTCGGCTCAGACCTTCCCCATTTCGGCTCCCATGATTGTCTCAGCCCTCCCCCCTGGCTCACAAGCCCTGCAGGTGGTCCCCGACCTCTCCAAGAAGGTGGCCGCGACCCTCACGGAGGAGGGCGGCGGCGGTGGTGGTGGCggaggtggcggcggcggcggcggaggcggcggcaATAATAACGTGGCTCCCAAGCCCCCCCGGGGCCGGAAGAAGAAACGGATGCTAGAGTCGGGGCTGCCCGAGATGAACGACCCGTACGTCCTCTCCCCGGAGGATGACGACGACCACCAGAAAGACGGCAAGACCTATAG GGGCGAAGGGAACTGCGGCACAGGAAATGGACAGAGCCCTGGGCTCATGGATTCAGTTCCCGGCTCCACCACGAACttgctgtgtgaccctgg GTGCCGGATGTGCTCCCTGACGTTCTACTCGAAGTCGGAGATGCAGATCCACTCCAAGTCCCACACGGAGACCAAGCCCCACAAGTGCCCGCACTGCTCCAAGACCTTCGCCAACAGCTCCTACCTGGCCCAGCACATCCGCATCCACTCGGGCGCCAAGCCCTACAACTGTAACTTCTGCGAGAAGTCCTTCCGCCAGCTCTCCCACCTCCAGCAGCACACCCG GATCCACTCCAAGATGCACACGGAGACCGTCAAGCCCCACAAGTGCCCGCACTGCTCCAAGACCTTCGCCAACACCTCCTACCTGGCCCAGCACCTCCGCATCCACTCGGGCGCCAAGCCCTACAACTGTTCGTACTGCCAGAAGGCCTTCCGCCAGCTCTCCCACCTCCAGCAGCACACACG AATCCACACTGGGGATCGACCGTACAAATGCGCCCACCCCGGCTGTGAGAAAGCCTTCACCCAGCTCTCCAACCTGCAG TCCCACAGACGGCAGCACAACAAAGACAAACCCTTCAAGTGCCACAATTGTCATCGGGCGTACACGGACGCGGCCTCGCTCGAGGTGCACCTATCTACGCATACGGTGAAGCATGCCAAGGTGTACACCTGCACGATCTGTAGTCGGGCATACACGTCG GAAACGTACCTTATGAAACACATGCGCAAACACAACCCTCCTGATCTCCAGCAGCAAGTGCAGGCGGCGGCCGCAGCGGCGGCggtggcccaggcccaggcccaggcccaggcccaggctcaggcccaggcccaggcccaggcctcgCAAGCGtcccagcaacagcagcagcagcagccgccacAGCCGCCACAGCCACCGCACTTCCAgccccccggggccgccccccagggtgggggcgggggggacagcaaccccaaccctcccccccagtGTTCTTTCGACCTGACGCCGTACAAGACGGCGGAGCACCACAAGGACATCTGCCTGACCGTCACCACCAGCACCATCCAGGTGGAGCACCTGGCCAGCTCCTAG
- the ZNF384 gene encoding zinc finger protein 384 isoform X5, with product MEESHFNSNPYFWPSIPTVSGQIDNTMFINKMKDQLLPEKGCGLAAPHYPTLLTVPASVSLPSGISMDTETKSDQLTPQSQPSVTQNITVVPVPSTGLMTAGVSCSQRWRREGSQSRGPGLVITSPSGSLVTTASSAQTFPISAPMIVSALPPGSQALQVVPDLSKKVAATLTEEGGGGGGGGGGGGGGGGGGNNNVAPKPPRGRKKKRMLESGLPEMNDPYVLSPEDDDDHQKDGKTYRGEGNCGTGNGQSPGLMDSVPGSTTNLLCDPGCRMCSLTFYSKSEMQIHSKSHTETKPHKCPHCSKTFANSSYLAQHIRIHSGAKPYNCNFCEKSFRQLSHLQQHTRIHTGDRPYKCAHPGCEKAFTQLSNLQSHRRQHNKDKPFKCHNCHRAYTDAASLEVHLSTHTVKHAKVYTCTICSRAYTSETYLMKHMRKHNPPDLQQQVQAAAAAAAVAQAQAQAQAQAQAQAQAQASQASQQQQQQQPPQPPQPPHFQPPGAAPQGGGGGDSNPNPPPQCSFDLTPYKTAEHHKDICLTVTTSTIQVEHLASS from the exons ATGGAAGAATCTCACTTCAATTCTAACCCGTACTTCTGGCCTTCTATCCCCACAGTCTCAGGACAG ATTGACAACACGATGTTCATCAACAAGATGAAGGATCAGCTGCTGCCTGAGAAGGGCTGTGGGCTGGCTGCACCCCACTACCCCACCTTGCTGACCGTGCCTGCCTCGGTGTCCCTGCCCTCGGGCATCAGCATGGACACCGAGACCAAGTCAGACCAGCTGACGCCGCAGAGCCAGCCGTCCGTCACGCAGAACATCACCGTGGTCCCCGTGCCGTCCACCGGGCTGATGACTGCCG GAGTCTCCTGTTCTCAGAGGTGGAGAAGAGAAGGGAGTCAATCACGGG GTCCCGGTTTGGTAATCACGTCCCCCTCGGGCTCCCTAGTGACCACAGCCTCGTCGGCTCAGACCTTCCCCATTTCGGCTCCCATGATTGTCTCAGCCCTCCCCCCTGGCTCACAAGCCCTGCAGGTGGTCCCCGACCTCTCCAAGAAGGTGGCCGCGACCCTCACGGAGGAGGGCGGCGGCGGTGGTGGTGGCggaggtggcggcggcggcggcggaggcggcggcaATAATAACGTGGCTCCCAAGCCCCCCCGGGGCCGGAAGAAGAAACGGATGCTAGAGTCGGGGCTGCCCGAGATGAACGACCCGTACGTCCTCTCCCCGGAGGATGACGACGACCACCAGAAAGACGGCAAGACCTATAG GGGCGAAGGGAACTGCGGCACAGGAAATGGACAGAGCCCTGGGCTCATGGATTCAGTTCCCGGCTCCACCACGAACttgctgtgtgaccctgg GTGCCGGATGTGCTCCCTGACGTTCTACTCGAAGTCGGAGATGCAGATCCACTCCAAGTCCCACACGGAGACCAAGCCCCACAAGTGCCCGCACTGCTCCAAGACCTTCGCCAACAGCTCCTACCTGGCCCAGCACATCCGCATCCACTCGGGCGCCAAGCCCTACAACTGTAACTTCTGCGAGAAGTCCTTCCGCCAGCTCTCCCACCTCCAGCAGCACACCCG AATCCACACTGGGGATCGACCGTACAAATGCGCCCACCCCGGCTGTGAGAAAGCCTTCACCCAGCTCTCCAACCTGCAG TCCCACAGACGGCAGCACAACAAAGACAAACCCTTCAAGTGCCACAATTGTCATCGGGCGTACACGGACGCGGCCTCGCTCGAGGTGCACCTATCTACGCATACGGTGAAGCATGCCAAGGTGTACACCTGCACGATCTGTAGTCGGGCATACACGTCG GAAACGTACCTTATGAAACACATGCGCAAACACAACCCTCCTGATCTCCAGCAGCAAGTGCAGGCGGCGGCCGCAGCGGCGGCggtggcccaggcccaggcccaggcccaggcccaggctcaggcccaggcccaggcccaggcctcgCAAGCGtcccagcaacagcagcagcagcagccgccacAGCCGCCACAGCCACCGCACTTCCAgccccccggggccgccccccagggtgggggcgggggggacagcaaccccaaccctcccccccagtGTTCTTTCGACCTGACGCCGTACAAGACGGCGGAGCACCACAAGGACATCTGCCTGACCGTCACCACCAGCACCATCCAGGTGGAGCACCTGGCCAGCTCCTAG
- the ZNF384 gene encoding zinc finger protein 384 isoform X8, whose product MEESHFNSNPYFWPSIPTVSGQIDNTMFINKMKDQLLPEKGCGLAAPHYPTLLTVPASVSLPSGISMDTETKSDQLTPQSQPSVTQNITVVPVPSTGLMTAGPGLVITSPSGSLVTTASSAQTFPISAPMIVSALPPGSQALQVVPDLSKKVAATLTEEGGGGGGGGGGGGGGGGGGNNNVAPKPPRGRKKKRMLESGLPEMNDPYVLSPEDDDDHQKDGKTYRCRMCSLTFYSKSEMQIHSKSHTETKPHKCPHCSKTFANSSYLAQHIRIHSGAKPYNCNFCEKSFRQLSHLQQHTRIHTGDRPYKCAHPGCEKAFTQLSNLQSHRRQHNKDKPFKCHNCHRAYTDAASLEVHLSTHTVKHAKVYTCTICSRAYTSETYLMKHMRKHNPPDLQQQVQAAAAAAAVAQAQAQAQAQAQAQAQAQASQASQQQQQQQPPQPPQPPHFQPPGAAPQGGGGGDSNPNPPPQCSFDLTPYKTAEHHKDICLTVTTSTIQVEHLASS is encoded by the exons ATGGAAGAATCTCACTTCAATTCTAACCCGTACTTCTGGCCTTCTATCCCCACAGTCTCAGGACAG ATTGACAACACGATGTTCATCAACAAGATGAAGGATCAGCTGCTGCCTGAGAAGGGCTGTGGGCTGGCTGCACCCCACTACCCCACCTTGCTGACCGTGCCTGCCTCGGTGTCCCTGCCCTCGGGCATCAGCATGGACACCGAGACCAAGTCAGACCAGCTGACGCCGCAGAGCCAGCCGTCCGTCACGCAGAACATCACCGTGGTCCCCGTGCCGTCCACCGGGCTGATGACTGCCG GTCCCGGTTTGGTAATCACGTCCCCCTCGGGCTCCCTAGTGACCACAGCCTCGTCGGCTCAGACCTTCCCCATTTCGGCTCCCATGATTGTCTCAGCCCTCCCCCCTGGCTCACAAGCCCTGCAGGTGGTCCCCGACCTCTCCAAGAAGGTGGCCGCGACCCTCACGGAGGAGGGCGGCGGCGGTGGTGGTGGCggaggtggcggcggcggcggcggaggcggcggcaATAATAACGTGGCTCCCAAGCCCCCCCGGGGCCGGAAGAAGAAACGGATGCTAGAGTCGGGGCTGCCCGAGATGAACGACCCGTACGTCCTCTCCCCGGAGGATGACGACGACCACCAGAAAGACGGCAAGACCTATAG GTGCCGGATGTGCTCCCTGACGTTCTACTCGAAGTCGGAGATGCAGATCCACTCCAAGTCCCACACGGAGACCAAGCCCCACAAGTGCCCGCACTGCTCCAAGACCTTCGCCAACAGCTCCTACCTGGCCCAGCACATCCGCATCCACTCGGGCGCCAAGCCCTACAACTGTAACTTCTGCGAGAAGTCCTTCCGCCAGCTCTCCCACCTCCAGCAGCACACCCG AATCCACACTGGGGATCGACCGTACAAATGCGCCCACCCCGGCTGTGAGAAAGCCTTCACCCAGCTCTCCAACCTGCAG TCCCACAGACGGCAGCACAACAAAGACAAACCCTTCAAGTGCCACAATTGTCATCGGGCGTACACGGACGCGGCCTCGCTCGAGGTGCACCTATCTACGCATACGGTGAAGCATGCCAAGGTGTACACCTGCACGATCTGTAGTCGGGCATACACGTCG GAAACGTACCTTATGAAACACATGCGCAAACACAACCCTCCTGATCTCCAGCAGCAAGTGCAGGCGGCGGCCGCAGCGGCGGCggtggcccaggcccaggcccaggcccaggcccaggctcaggcccaggcccaggcccaggcctcgCAAGCGtcccagcaacagcagcagcagcagccgccacAGCCGCCACAGCCACCGCACTTCCAgccccccggggccgccccccagggtgggggcgggggggacagcaaccccaaccctcccccccagtGTTCTTTCGACCTGACGCCGTACAAGACGGCGGAGCACCACAAGGACATCTGCCTGACCGTCACCACCAGCACCATCCAGGTGGAGCACCTGGCCAGCTCCTAG
- the ZNF384 gene encoding zinc finger protein 384 isoform X4 has product MEESHFNSNPYFWPSIPTVSGQIDNTMFINKMKDQLLPEKGCGLAAPHYPTLLTVPASVSLPSGISMDTETKSDQLTPQSQPSVTQNITVVPVPSTGLMTAGPGLVITSPSGSLVTTASSAQTFPISAPMIVSALPPGSQALQVVPDLSKKVAATLTEEGGGGGGGGGGGGGGGGGGNNNVAPKPPRGRKKKRMLESGLPEMNDPYVLSPEDDDDHQKDGKTYRCRMCSLTFYSKSEMQIHSKSHTETKPHKCPHCSKTFANSSYLAQHIRIHSGAKPYNCNFCEKSFRQLSHLQQHTRIHSKMHTETVKPHKCPHCSKTFANTSYLAQHLRIHSGAKPYNCSYCQKAFRQLSHLQQHTRIHTGDRPYKCAHPGCEKAFTQLSNLQSHRRQHNKDKPFKCHNCHRAYTDAASLEVHLSTHTVKHAKVYTCTICSRAYTSETYLMKHMRKHNPPDLQQQVQAAAAAAAVAQAQAQAQAQAQAQAQAQASQASQQQQQQQPPQPPQPPHFQPPGAAPQGGGGGDSNPNPPPQCSFDLTPYKTAEHHKDICLTVTTSTIQVEHLASS; this is encoded by the exons ATGGAAGAATCTCACTTCAATTCTAACCCGTACTTCTGGCCTTCTATCCCCACAGTCTCAGGACAG ATTGACAACACGATGTTCATCAACAAGATGAAGGATCAGCTGCTGCCTGAGAAGGGCTGTGGGCTGGCTGCACCCCACTACCCCACCTTGCTGACCGTGCCTGCCTCGGTGTCCCTGCCCTCGGGCATCAGCATGGACACCGAGACCAAGTCAGACCAGCTGACGCCGCAGAGCCAGCCGTCCGTCACGCAGAACATCACCGTGGTCCCCGTGCCGTCCACCGGGCTGATGACTGCCG GTCCCGGTTTGGTAATCACGTCCCCCTCGGGCTCCCTAGTGACCACAGCCTCGTCGGCTCAGACCTTCCCCATTTCGGCTCCCATGATTGTCTCAGCCCTCCCCCCTGGCTCACAAGCCCTGCAGGTGGTCCCCGACCTCTCCAAGAAGGTGGCCGCGACCCTCACGGAGGAGGGCGGCGGCGGTGGTGGTGGCggaggtggcggcggcggcggcggaggcggcggcaATAATAACGTGGCTCCCAAGCCCCCCCGGGGCCGGAAGAAGAAACGGATGCTAGAGTCGGGGCTGCCCGAGATGAACGACCCGTACGTCCTCTCCCCGGAGGATGACGACGACCACCAGAAAGACGGCAAGACCTATAG GTGCCGGATGTGCTCCCTGACGTTCTACTCGAAGTCGGAGATGCAGATCCACTCCAAGTCCCACACGGAGACCAAGCCCCACAAGTGCCCGCACTGCTCCAAGACCTTCGCCAACAGCTCCTACCTGGCCCAGCACATCCGCATCCACTCGGGCGCCAAGCCCTACAACTGTAACTTCTGCGAGAAGTCCTTCCGCCAGCTCTCCCACCTCCAGCAGCACACCCG GATCCACTCCAAGATGCACACGGAGACCGTCAAGCCCCACAAGTGCCCGCACTGCTCCAAGACCTTCGCCAACACCTCCTACCTGGCCCAGCACCTCCGCATCCACTCGGGCGCCAAGCCCTACAACTGTTCGTACTGCCAGAAGGCCTTCCGCCAGCTCTCCCACCTCCAGCAGCACACACG AATCCACACTGGGGATCGACCGTACAAATGCGCCCACCCCGGCTGTGAGAAAGCCTTCACCCAGCTCTCCAACCTGCAG TCCCACAGACGGCAGCACAACAAAGACAAACCCTTCAAGTGCCACAATTGTCATCGGGCGTACACGGACGCGGCCTCGCTCGAGGTGCACCTATCTACGCATACGGTGAAGCATGCCAAGGTGTACACCTGCACGATCTGTAGTCGGGCATACACGTCG GAAACGTACCTTATGAAACACATGCGCAAACACAACCCTCCTGATCTCCAGCAGCAAGTGCAGGCGGCGGCCGCAGCGGCGGCggtggcccaggcccaggcccaggcccaggcccaggctcaggcccaggcccaggcccaggcctcgCAAGCGtcccagcaacagcagcagcagcagccgccacAGCCGCCACAGCCACCGCACTTCCAgccccccggggccgccccccagggtgggggcgggggggacagcaaccccaaccctcccccccagtGTTCTTTCGACCTGACGCCGTACAAGACGGCGGAGCACCACAAGGACATCTGCCTGACCGTCACCACCAGCACCATCCAGGTGGAGCACCTGGCCAGCTCCTAG